A single region of the Podospora pseudopauciseta strain CBS 411.78 chromosome 1, whole genome shotgun sequence genome encodes:
- a CDS encoding hypothetical protein (EggNog:ENOG503NYCY; COG:B) gives MPRDDLSIDFVRKMPPVEQLDPALVLDEFINRAQNLPEEVRFMQEELRDKELRYTALNKEKDELDERLQKWIKAHGSHQPNPKEAEIRAKALKNYDLLQQLSDEKLALSAKVLQAIEKHTRHLDIQIKMLYDRNEPGFADPDELPSLIRASAANITNSPIVRPPSGTNGSSLSHLANSVSQSSMRGSNSQIRNTQAQHHGSASAPATPAASMIMNRQAREGSAGPPKRGPRLNTSLSNLPTTSSGLARHSSLGPGTPKGHTTAAGNQRAGSAGPRASSKASGSGVANRKAGTPSSSSGRISTSHKKGSSLGGNDPRSGTANKSGLSRVKRAAKNSPSSTAESELSDAESAVSGEESDAAPSRNSTGNNARGTPSLPRQNSGSHQSLGNQPTSSSTKNSPHAAHVHKAGGGGPGNHHGPPPPSHNRHHDDDDAMDIEEDDAGDDKKYCSCRNVSYGNMVACDNDDCPYEWFHWGCVGLKSEPNGTWFCPDCSRAAAGGDNRKKVVGGGGGGGGGHGSRPGGGGVGVGA, from the coding sequence ATGCCTAGAGACGATCTATCCATCGATTTCGTGCGCAAAATGCCACCAGTCGAGCAGCTTGACCCGGCACTGGTCCTGGATGAGTTTATCAACCGGGCTCAGAATCTTCCCGAGGAAGTTCGCTTTATGCAGGAGGAGCTTCGAGATAAGGAACTGCGGTATACGGCACTCAACAAGGAAAAGGACGAGCTGGATGAACGGTTACAGAAATGGATCAAGGCACATGGCAgccaccagcccaacccgAAGGAGGCAGAAATCCGCGCAAAGGCATTAAAGAACTATGACTTGCTTCAACAACTATCCGACGAAAAGCTTGCCCTCAGCGCCAAAGTACTACAGGCTATAGAGAAACACACCCGCCATCTCGACATACAAATCAAGATGTTGTATGACCGGAACGAGCCAGGATTTGCCGACCCGGATGAGCTGCCGTCTCTAATCCGCGCAAGCGCTGCCAATATCACAAACAGTCCCATTGTTCGCCCCCCAAGCGGCACCAACGGGTCTTCTCTCAGCCACCTTGCAAACAGTGTATCACAATCTTCCATGCGTGGTTCCAACTCTCAGATTCGAAATACCCAGGCTCAACATCATGGCTCAGCCTCGGCCCCCGcaaccccagcagcaagcatGATCATGAATCGGCAAGCCCGCGAAGGGTCCGCTGGTCCTCCCAAACGTGGCCCCCGTCTCAACACAagcctctccaacctcccaaccacATCCTCCGGCCTGGCCCGCCATTCCTCCCTCGGCCCCGGCACCCCAAAGGGCCACACAACCGCGGCAGGAAACCAACGAGCCGGCAGCGCCGGCCCCAGAGCCTCATCTAAGGCATCAGGCTCTGGAGTCGCCAACCGCAAAGCCGGTaccccctccagcagctcGGGTCGCATCTCTACCTCCCACAAAAAAGGCTCCTCCCTTGGTGGGAACGACCCCCGAAGCGGAACAGCCAACAAATCCGGCCTCTCCCGCGTCAAGCGCGCAGCAAAgaactctccctcctccacagcggAAAGTGAACTCTCAGACGCGGAATCGGCCGTCAGCGGCGAGGAGAGTGATGCTGCCCCATCAAGAAACAGCACCGGCAACAACGCAAGGGGAACCCCCTCTTTACCTCGTCAAAACTCGGGAAGCCACCAGTCTCTGGGTAATCAGCCCACAAGCAGCTCCACGAAGAACTCGCCTCACGCGGCTCACGTCCACAaggctggcggcggcgggccGGGGAATCATCATGGcccgccaccgccgtcgCACAACAGACAtcatgatgacgacgatgcgATGGACattgaggaagatgacgcGGGGGATGACAAGAAGTATTGCTCGTGTCGGAACGTGAGCTATGGGAACATGGTGGCGTGTGATAATGATGATTGTCCATATGAGTGGTTTCATTGGGGGTGTGTGGGGTTGAAGAGCGAGCCGAACGGGACGTGGTTTTGTCCTGACTGTAGTCGGGCCGCGGCTGGGGGGGATAATAGGAagaaggttgttggtggagggggagggggaggtggtgggcatGGGAGTAGGccgggtggtgggggggttggtgttggggcaTGA